A single window of Poecilia reticulata strain Guanapo linkage group LG10, Guppy_female_1.0+MT, whole genome shotgun sequence DNA harbors:
- the mif gene encoding macrophage migration inhibitory factor, with protein sequence MPMLVVNTNVAKSDVPAALVSEATDELAKAIGKPVQYIAVHINPDQMMMFGGKGDPCALCSLHSIGKIGGSHNKQYSKLLCGLLNKHLSISPDRIYINFVDMDAANVGWNNTTFG encoded by the exons ATGCCGATGCTCGTGGTGAACACCAACGTGGCTAAAAGCGACGTCCCTGCGGCTCTGGTGTCCGAAGCCACGGATGAGCTGGCCAAGGCGATAGGCAAACCTGTGCAG TACATTGCTGTGCACATCAACCCTGACCAAATGATGATGTTTGGAGGAAAGGGAGACCCCTGCGCCCTCTGCTCCCTCCACAGCATCGGCAAGATCGGCGGCTCTCACAACAAGCAGTATTCAAAACTGCTGTGTGGACTGCTCAACAAACACCTGAGCATCTCTCCTGACAG GATTTACATTAACTTTGTGGACATGGATGCAGCCAATGTGGGCTGGAACAATACTACCTTTGGCTGA
- the LOC103471741 gene encoding endonuclease domain-containing 1 protein-like → MLPNEALFLLLTCCSGLVYGEVAANFNSCLQFFYRNEPPKGITGPEYXHICQLYHNAYRFATLYNLKYRTPLYSAYKLHSPDGKRPRPDWMIEPQLANSKGDKSMKYIKNPDQNVKDSQAVNDDYKDSGFTRGHLAPSSHQATKDDRTATFTLTNIVPQAAISNNKEWNMFEQNLSARFKNVCKDKLXVVTGIIPYQSGEHKIKDRVFIPEYIWSAYCCNDNNVGKDQGKYFPTYAAVGRNDPXSGDDVVVKDPKNSGYDVREMPLXELEXILEKKLNMNITLFDGHCGAE, encoded by the exons ATGCTGCCGAACGAGGCTCTGTTTCTTCTCCTGACCTGCTGTTCTGGCCTGGTTTATGGTGAGGTTGCTGCAAACTTTAACAGTTGCCTTCAGTTCTTCTACAGAAACGAACCACCCAAAGGCATCACCGGACCAGAGTATCRGCATATCTGCCAGTTGTACCATAACGCCTATCGCTTTGCCACCCTRTACAACTTAAAGTATCGGACACCGCTGTACTCTGCCTATAAACTCCACAGTCCAGATGGGAAGAGACCTCGTCCTGATTGGATGATTGAGCCTCAG TTGGCAAACAGCAAAGGTGACAAAAGTATGAAGTACATCAAAAACCCAGACCAAAACGTGAAGGACAGTCAGGCCGTGAATGATGACTACAAAGACTCCGGCTTCACCAGAGGCCATCTCGCCCCCAGCAGCCACCAAGCGACAAAGGACGATCGGACGGCCACTTTCACCCTGACAAACATTGTTCCTCAAGCAGCTATCTCCAATAAYAAGGAGTGGAACATGTTTGAACAGAATCTATCGGccagatttaaaaatgtctgcaaagaTAAATTGYATGTAGTTACYGGGATCATCCCTTATCAGTCAGGAGAGCACAAAATCAAAGACCGGGTGTTCATTCCTGAGTACATATGGTCTGCTTACTGCTGCAACGACAATAACGTTGGAAAGGATCAGGGAAAATACTTCCCCACTTATGCTGCTGTGGGAAGAAACGATCCTAASAGCGGAGACGACGTGGTGGTGAAAGATCCCAAAAATTCAGGCTATGATGTTAGGGAGATGCCCTTARAGGAACTGGAGGYGATCCTGGAAAAGAAGCTAAAYATGAACATAACTCTGTTTGATGGGCACTGTGGAGCTGAGTAG
- the LOC103471742 gene encoding uncharacterized protein LOC103471742 codes for MFVSTLAFSGASPEMRRFNKIVDQNVVESQAVLQDYRNSNFSKGHLCPSLHQGTMEDRKSTFTLTNIVPQQIGSNSGPWSTLENEVLERYKNFCTGEMYVITGAMPYESETHWINNRVSVPEYMWSAYCCPKFKPNLPTGMKQLFPTYAAVGRNDANSGQEIVPVNNAVKPSIRGYDVRQMTLETLEGILSKRLNVFVTLFDEKCQNLI; via the exons ATGTTTGTGTCTACG TTGGCGTTTTCCGGTGCCAGTCCTGAAATGAGACGTTTTAATAAAATCGTTGACCAGAACGTGGTTGAAAGCCAAGCGGTCCTCCAAGACTACAGGAACTCCAACTTCTCCAAAGGACACCTCTGTCCCAGTTTGCACCAGGGGACGATGGAAGACAGAAAATCCACCTTTACTCTGACAAACATAGTGCCTCAGCAGATCGGCTCCAACTCTGGCCCATGGAGCACACTGGAGAAYGAGGTGTTGGAGAGGTACAAGAACTTCTGCACCGGGGAAATGTACGTAATCACTGGTGCCATGCCTTACGAATCAGAGACGCACTGGATCAACAACAGAGTGTCTGTTCCTGAGTACATGTGGTCAGCTTACTGCTGCCCCAAATTCAAACCGAACCTCCCTACGGGGATGAAGCAGCTCTTTCCTACATATGCTGCAGTGGGAAGAAATGATGCCAACAGCGGACAGGAGATTGTGCCTGTTAATAATGCAGTGAAGCCTTCGATACGAGGCTATGATGTGAGGCAGATGACCTTGGAGACTTTGGAGGGCATCCTGTCGAAGAGGCTGAATGTGTTTGTCACCCTGTTTGATGAGAAATGTCAAAACCTTATATAA
- the LOC103471740 gene encoding uncharacterized protein LOC103471740, with the protein MMEESVSAFETHLTAVMDSLIRASVCEISKLFQETVNNYLVELSLNRKENEXLKLRLKLTESKLRTERKYGMGWAASRRNAGLNAGEEVVGRQKRKVDVARGKLKKVPATVHGKGWPGGVWEEGGGGGGDGGGAAGGALGLVTGAGGRGGKEAXEAYLVQFPRDEEDEGEMEDDEDGEGSLSGEGEENANIKEEFSQTEGYQPASLRLIKEALKMNPPNQNLLTGSKPQSEGLSDCPSAIHQKVEEEEDWALKRSEPADGGMTMDELRGLESALRAERGREQASRTASQHDAEVVQGSERSVAPKYIGLDGLEQEGELDPXPPALQREEAGVKDPARAGGVDGADLKLGWSKKLREVDCAAYN; encoded by the exons ATGATGGAGGAGTCGGTGAGCGCCTTTGAGACGCATCTGACGGCCGTCATGGACAGCCTGATCCGCGCGTCGGTGTGTGAGATCAGCAAGCTCTTCCAGGAGACCGTGAACAACTACCTGGTGGAGCTGTCCCTCAACAGGAAGGAGAACGAGRCTCTCAAGCTGCGGCTCAAGCTCACCGAGAGCAAGCTGAGGACGGAGCGCAAGTACGGGATGGGCTGGGCGGCCAGCCGCCGCAACGCCGGCCTGAATGCAGGCGAGGAGGTCGTAGGGCGGCAGAAGCGGAAAGTTGACGTTGCCC GAGGCAAGCTGAAAAAGGTCCCAGCAACGGTCCACGGCAAAGGATGGCCTGGAGGTGTgtgggaggaaggaggaggaggaggtggtgacgggggaggagcagctggaggggCTTTAGGCTTAGTAAcgggagcaggaggaagaggggggAAGGAGGCCARGGAGGCGTACCTCGTCCAGTTCCCCCGGGATGAGGAAGACGAGGGAGAGATGGAGGATGACGAGGACGGGGAGGGCAGCCTCAGCGGCGAGGGGGAGGAGAACGCCAACATCAAAGAGGAG TTTTCTCAAACGGAGGGCTATCAGCCTGCGTCTCTGAGGCTCATAAAGGAGGCGTTGAAGATGAATCCGCCCAACCAGAACCTCCTCACTGGCTCCAAACCCCAGAGTGAAG GCCTTTCAGATTGCCCCTCAGCTATTCATCAGAAAgtagaggaagaggaggactgGGCCCTGAAACGCTCCGAACCGGCAGACGGGGGCATGACGATGGACGAGCTTCGAGGCCTGGAGTCTGCGCTGAGAGCTGAGAGAGGCCGCGAGCAGGCGTCCAGGACGGCGTCACAGCATGACGCAGAGGTGGTGCAAGGGAGCGAGAGGAGCGTGGCGCCGAAGTACATCGGACTGGACGGGCTGGAGCAGGAGGGTGAGCTGGATCCTYCGCCACCTGCTYTGCAgagggaggaagccggagtgaAGGACCCTGCGAGGGCTGGTGGCGTTGACGGAGCGGACCTGAAGCTAGGCTGGTCGAAGAAGCTGAGAGAAGTCGACTGTGCCGCT TACAACTGA